Proteins encoded by one window of Planktothrix tepida PCC 9214:
- the larB gene encoding nickel pincer cofactor biosynthesis protein LarB, producing MNPEALQQLLESVASGQLTPTDALDKIKYFDFEPVGDFARIDHHRKLRTGFPEVIWGLNKTPEQIIKIIEVMRSRNPVVMATRIEPDIYQQLKAQIPDLRYYESAKICAIQPDTIPQVHTNGTITILTAGTADLPVAEEAAITATLCGFSVKRLWDVGVAGIHRLLSSWPLIADADVLIVVAGMEGALPSVVAGLADCPVIAVPTSVGYGASFNGLAPLLTMLNSCAVGVGVVNIDNGFGAGILACQILRLGERLKQRIQP from the coding sequence ATGAATCCTGAAGCTTTACAACAGTTACTCGAATCCGTTGCATCCGGTCAACTGACCCCAACAGATGCGTTAGATAAAATTAAATACTTTGATTTTGAACCCGTTGGCGATTTTGCTAGGATTGATCACCACCGCAAATTAAGAACCGGATTTCCTGAAGTGATTTGGGGACTCAATAAAACCCCCGAACAAATTATAAAAATTATCGAGGTCATGCGATCTCGAAATCCGGTGGTGATGGCGACTCGCATTGAACCCGATATTTATCAGCAATTAAAAGCACAAATACCAGATTTACGCTATTATGAATCGGCTAAAATTTGTGCCATTCAACCGGATACCATTCCCCAGGTTCATACTAACGGAACAATCACCATTTTAACAGCCGGAACTGCCGATTTACCCGTTGCGGAAGAAGCAGCTATAACCGCCACTTTATGTGGTTTTTCCGTGAAACGGTTATGGGATGTGGGAGTTGCTGGAATTCATCGCTTACTCAGTAGTTGGCCTTTAATTGCCGATGCGGATGTGTTAATTGTGGTGGCTGGAATGGAAGGTGCTTTACCCAGTGTCGTTGCGGGTTTAGCCGATTGTCCGGTGATTGCAGTTCCAACCAGTGTCGGTTATGGTGCCAGTTTTAATGGGTTAGCCCCTCTGTTAACCATGTTAAATTCCTGTGCGGTGGGAGTGGGTGTTGTTAATATTGATAATGGCTTTGGGGCGGGGATTTTAGCGTGTCAAATTTTACGTCTGGGAGAACGATTAAAACAACGAATTCAACCTTAA
- a CDS encoding sulfate ABC transporter substrate-binding protein — translation MFYRQLQKWMDSRFWILSHSFLFLLLASLSFSLLLPACNRYTVSPSPLPPTDEITPRRQPIELSLVSYAVTRAAYAEIIPMFKEKWHREHHQDVRIRQSYAGSSTQTRAVINGFPADVVHLALALDTNKIQEAGLIQPGWEQEVPNQGIVAHSVGAIVTRAGNPKHIRTWSDLAKPGVSVITADPKTSGIARWNFLALWGAITQTGGTETEALNFVTQVYRNVAVLAKDARESTDLFLRQNQGDVLINYENEMILSAQNGLAKNTLVIIPDVNISIDNPIAIVDKYVDRRETREVAEAFVKFLFTPEAQRAFTKVGFRPLDPIASQKFPPIKKLFNAEDLGGWNNIQDKFFKDNGIFDQIQLEIKNTGSR, via the coding sequence ATGTTCTATCGTCAGTTGCAGAAATGGATGGACTCTCGATTTTGGATACTCTCTCATAGCTTTTTGTTTTTGTTGCTAGCCAGTCTGAGTTTTAGTCTCCTCCTCCCCGCCTGTAATCGATATACCGTTTCTCCCTCTCCCCTTCCTCCCACAGACGAGATCACGCCTCGACGTCAACCTATTGAACTGAGTTTAGTGTCCTATGCGGTGACTCGCGCCGCCTATGCCGAAATTATTCCTATGTTTAAAGAAAAATGGCATCGGGAACATCACCAGGACGTGAGAATTAGACAAAGTTATGCTGGATCTAGCACCCAAACTCGCGCCGTGATTAATGGATTTCCGGCGGATGTTGTGCATTTAGCCTTAGCCCTCGACACCAACAAAATTCAGGAAGCTGGCTTAATTCAACCGGGTTGGGAACAGGAAGTCCCCAATCAGGGGATTGTCGCCCATTCAGTCGGCGCGATTGTTACCCGGGCAGGAAATCCTAAACACATCCGTACTTGGTCTGATTTGGCAAAACCCGGAGTCTCGGTGATTACGGCTGACCCCAAAACATCAGGAATTGCGCGTTGGAATTTCCTGGCGTTGTGGGGGGCGATTACACAAACCGGGGGGACGGAAACCGAAGCCTTAAATTTTGTGACTCAAGTTTATAGAAATGTCGCTGTATTAGCTAAAGATGCGCGGGAATCAACGGATTTATTTCTACGACAAAATCAAGGAGATGTATTAATTAATTATGAAAATGAAATGATTTTATCGGCTCAAAATGGACTCGCTAAAAATACTTTAGTAATTATTCCTGATGTTAATATTTCTATTGACAATCCCATCGCCATTGTAGATAAATATGTTGATCGCAGAGAAACTCGTGAAGTCGCAGAGGCCTTTGTAAAATTCCTCTTTACTCCTGAAGCACAAAGGGCTTTTACTAAAGTAGGATTTAGACCCTTAGATCCGATTGCCTCTCAAAAATTTCCCCCCATTAAGAAATTATTTAACGCCGAAGATCTAGGCGGATGGAATAATATTCAAGACAAATTTTTTAAAGATAATGGGATTTTTGATCAAATTCAGTTAGAAATTAAAAATACGGGTTCTCGTTAA
- a CDS encoding ABC transporter substrate-binding protein codes for MIPFKPYWFQKTVIILLALVLSACSAVQSQIPSRLVIPTPSGPATFNPPMSQSAYNVFGYLYDPLIQEDPVTGELIPKSGLAESWEISQDKQKIIITLKDGLKWSDGEPFTVDDIIFTYNEIYLNDKIPTSFKDILRVGKSRTFPTVKKLDNRRVEFAVAEPFAPFLQYVAGLTILPAHILKPSINETDAQGNPKFLTTWGTDTNPQEIVGNGQYRIQSYAPYQRVILQRNPYYWRKDKQGNPQPYIEQIVWQIIESTDTQLLNFRSGSLDNLQIQPEAFPLLKPEEERGKFTIFNAGPDMGTVFMAFNLNQGKNAQGKPFVDPIKSKWFNNQAFRQAVYYAINRDVMKNNLYLGLGELQFSPIPVQSPFYLSPKEGLRTFLYDPEQAKKLLINAGFKYNNQGKLTDSEGNLVRFTLLTSAGKKIREQMGTQINQDLAKIGIQVDLLFLSFNTLVERLSSSRNWDTYLGGFTGGGIEPHGGYNIWSVTGRLHTFNQGPQPGEPEIKGWQVSDWEKEIDDLFVKASQEFDPKKRKELYGKAQKIITEQVPLLYMVNPLSFEAIRDRIQGIQFTPLGGGFWNLYELKIAE; via the coding sequence ATGATTCCATTTAAACCTTATTGGTTCCAAAAGACTGTAATTATTCTATTAGCACTGGTTCTGAGCGCCTGTAGTGCCGTTCAATCCCAAATTCCGTCTCGATTGGTGATTCCCACCCCTAGCGGCCCAGCGACGTTTAATCCGCCCATGAGTCAATCTGCTTATAATGTATTTGGCTATTTATATGACCCGTTAATTCAAGAAGACCCCGTAACCGGAGAATTAATCCCTAAATCTGGGTTAGCGGAATCTTGGGAAATTTCTCAAGATAAACAAAAAATTATTATTACCTTAAAAGATGGGTTGAAGTGGTCAGATGGTGAACCCTTTACAGTTGATGATATTATTTTTACCTATAATGAAATTTATTTAAACGATAAAATTCCAACCAGTTTTAAAGATATTTTACGAGTCGGAAAAAGTCGAACTTTTCCAACGGTTAAAAAATTAGATAATCGTCGGGTTGAATTTGCCGTTGCAGAACCCTTTGCTCCTTTTTTACAATATGTAGCTGGACTAACAATTTTACCGGCTCATATTTTAAAACCCTCAATCAACGAAACTGATGCTCAGGGAAACCCCAAATTTTTAACCACTTGGGGAACTGATACAAACCCCCAAGAAATTGTCGGGAATGGTCAATATCGCATCCAAAGCTATGCTCCCTATCAACGGGTAATTTTACAACGAAATCCTTATTATTGGCGCAAAGATAAACAAGGAAATCCCCAACCCTATATTGAACAAATTGTCTGGCAAATTATTGAAAGTACCGATACTCAATTATTGAATTTTCGTTCAGGTTCTTTAGATAATTTACAGATTCAACCCGAAGCATTTCCCTTATTAAAACCCGAAGAAGAACGGGGAAAATTTACCATTTTTAATGCAGGGCCAGATATGGGGACTGTGTTTATGGCATTTAACTTAAATCAAGGTAAAAATGCCCAAGGTAAACCCTTTGTCGATCCGATTAAATCTAAATGGTTTAATAATCAAGCGTTCCGACAAGCCGTTTATTATGCGATTAATCGGGACGTGATGAAAAATAATCTCTATTTAGGGTTAGGAGAACTGCAATTTTCTCCCATTCCTGTACAAAGTCCCTTTTATTTATCTCCAAAAGAAGGATTAAGAACCTTTCTCTATGATCCTGAACAAGCGAAAAAACTGTTAATTAATGCTGGATTTAAGTATAATAATCAAGGAAAATTAACCGATAGTGAGGGGAATTTGGTTCGCTTTACCCTATTAACCAGTGCGGGTAAAAAAATTCGGGAACAAATGGGAACTCAAATTAACCAAGATCTCGCTAAAATTGGGATTCAAGTTGATTTATTATTTCTCAGCTTTAATACTTTAGTTGAACGTCTTTCAAGTTCCCGAAATTGGGATACTTATCTAGGGGGATTTACTGGAGGAGGAATAGAACCCCATGGAGGTTATAATATTTGGTCAGTGACTGGACGGTTACACACGTTCAATCAAGGGCCACAACCAGGAGAACCTGAAATTAAAGGTTGGCAAGTGTCCGATTGGGAAAAAGAAATTGATGATTTATTTGTGAAAGCGTCCCAAGAATTTGATCCGAAAAAGCGGAAAGAACTTTATGGCAAAGCTCAAAAAATTATTACCGAACAAGTGCCGTTATTATATATGGTTAATCCCCTCTCCTTTGAAGCGATTCGCGATCGCATTCAAGGCATTCAATTCACCCCTTTAGGAGGAGGTTTTTGGAATTTGTATGAACTCAAAATTGCTGAATAA